The following DNA comes from Bacteroidales bacterium.
ACCGACTACAAAAAACAGGAAGACTAAAGTAATAAATGGCCCTACATAATTGACTTGCTTTTCTTGATTCATGATTTTAGGTTAATATTGTTTATAATGATGATGGTTTATTAATAAACGTTCAAAATTTAAAATTCAAGATTCAAAATTGAGTAAGCATGTAATCTTGAATTTTGAATCCGGAACTTTGAATTACAAAAATTTAGCGGCATCTGTATCCAACAGGAATTCACAATTGGGATGCAACTGTAATATGGAAGCCGGAACATCTGTGGTTATGGGGCCTTTCAACATCTTAGCCACAATTTCGGCTTTGCTTTCTCCTTTGGCTACCAGGATTATTTTACGGGCATGCATGATATTTTTTATACCCAGTGTCAGGCCGCCCAATTCCTTTTCAGGTGGAGTATTGGTTTCCCTCCTGATCCTTTCTTCCAGTACTTCATCCATTCTGGAGTGCCAGGTTTCGCTTTCAAAAGGAGTACCCGGTTGATTGAAACCCAGATGTCCGTTAGTACCCAAACCAAGCATCTGCATATCGATACCTCCCCTTTCTTCGAGTGCTTTCTGGAATAATACACACTCTTTTTCGAAATTGTCCGAATAAGTAGGGGGCATGATAAAATTCTTTTCCGGTATCCTTAAAGTATCCACAATTTCCGTTTTCAACATAGTATAACATGCACCTGCATATTCCCTGGGTACGTTGGTAACTTCGTCGAGT
Coding sequences within:
- a CDS encoding 6-phosphogluconolactonase, with product LDEVTNVPREYAGACYTMLKTEIVDTLRIPEKNFIMPPTYSDNFEKECVLFQKALEERGGIDMQMLGLGTNGHLGFNQPGTPFESETWHSRMDEVLEERIRRETNTPPEKELGGLTLGIKNIMHARKIILVAKGESKAEIVAKMLKGPITTDVPASILQLHPNCEFLLDTDAAKFL